A window of Infirmifilum lucidum contains these coding sequences:
- the mvk gene encoding mevalonate kinase, whose translation MYAIASSPGKAILFGEHFVVENQPAIAVALSLRARVKASLMDASVIRVSSRNLSMARKFAIPPSGEGDPLFPVAYSAYLVMERIGSPRGIDIEVDSSIPPGSGMGSSASVAVATIAATSYVLGAELSPEEISKLAFESEKIVHGRPSGIDNTIATFGGAIAYRKGEGFLRLNVDFSEVSLVLADTGRARNTGEFVKRVLALKEAFPNVLEPIYYAAGRLAVEAAKLMERGDWEAVGVLMNVNHGLLSAIGVSTQEIEQLVYTARRAGALGAKLTGAGGGGFIVALCRKGSENAVAKELEKISPRVIISNVSSEGVVVEAKS comes from the coding sequence GTGTACGCAATTGCATCGTCTCCTGGCAAAGCTATTCTCTTCGGAGAACACTTTGTGGTAGAGAACCAGCCAGCTATAGCTGTAGCCCTCTCGCTACGCGCCAGAGTGAAGGCCAGCCTGATGGACGCCAGCGTCATAAGAGTATCGAGCAGGAACTTGTCCATGGCAAGGAAGTTTGCGATCCCACCCTCTGGGGAGGGTGACCCTCTATTCCCCGTAGCCTACTCAGCATACCTCGTCATGGAGAGAATTGGATCTCCGCGGGGCATAGACATAGAGGTCGACTCCTCAATACCTCCCGGCTCGGGGATGGGTTCGTCTGCATCGGTCGCAGTGGCAACTATCGCCGCTACCTCCTATGTACTCGGCGCAGAGCTATCACCTGAGGAGATCTCCAAGCTGGCCTTTGAGTCCGAGAAAATAGTCCATGGCAGGCCTAGTGGCATCGACAACACTATCGCTACGTTTGGAGGGGCAATTGCATACAGGAAGGGTGAAGGCTTCTTGAGGCTAAACGTCGACTTCAGCGAGGTCAGCCTAGTGCTAGCAGACACGGGCAGGGCGAGAAATACGGGTGAGTTCGTGAAACGCGTACTAGCCCTGAAAGAGGCCTTCCCAAACGTCCTCGAACCCATCTACTATGCCGCCGGGAGACTGGCAGTAGAAGCGGCAAAACTCATGGAGCGGGGAGACTGGGAGGCTGTTGGAGTGTTAATGAACGTGAACCACGGCCTCCTCTCAGCAATAGGGGTCTCTACCCAGGAAATCGAACAACTTGTGTACACTGCTAGAAGAGCCGGAGCTCTAGGAGCGAAGCTAACAGGAGCCGGGGGAGGTGGCTTTATAGTAGCTCTATGCAGGAAAGGAAGCGAAAACGCCGTAGCGAAGGAGCTCGAAAAGATAAGCCCAAGGGTGATCATAA
- a CDS encoding TrpB-like pyridoxal phosphate-dependent enzyme, whose product MVKKYIIDETLLPTRWYNILPDLPEPLPPSLNPATEEPVKPQDLEAIFPKEIVRQEVSLDRFVTIPEEVREVYSIWRPTPLVRASRLERVLKTPARIYFKYEGVSPPGSHKPNTAVAQAYYNLREGVQRLTTETGAGQWGSALAFATNLFGLKLTVYMVKASYQQKPYRAILMKTWGAEVVPSPSNRTRVGREILEREPDNPGSLGIAISEAIEDAVTHEHTKYSLGSVLNHVLMHQTVIGLEAIEQMKLADDFPDYVVGCVGGGSNFAGLAYPFYMLVRDRKAPKNVKFIAVEPTAAPSLTKGEYMYDYGDTARLTPLIKMYTLGHDYIPPPIHAGGLRYHGAAPTLSLLKKHGIFDSVAYDQVSVFNAAVLFAQAEGFIPAPESAHAIKAVVDLALEAREKNEERVILFNLSGHGLLDLAAYADYFEGRLPAYEYPKEKVVESIERLRAHLASIGIA is encoded by the coding sequence ATGGTAAAAAAGTACATAATTGATGAGACACTGCTCCCCACCAGGTGGTACAACATCTTGCCGGACTTACCCGAGCCCCTCCCTCCATCGCTCAACCCTGCTACCGAGGAGCCCGTGAAGCCACAAGACCTCGAGGCAATTTTCCCCAAGGAAATCGTAAGACAGGAAGTGTCCCTCGATAGGTTCGTGACGATACCGGAGGAAGTACGCGAAGTTTACTCCATCTGGAGGCCCACGCCGCTAGTCAGGGCATCCCGACTCGAGAGAGTCCTCAAGACTCCCGCCAGGATATACTTCAAGTACGAAGGAGTGAGCCCACCCGGCTCTCACAAACCAAACACTGCAGTCGCACAGGCATACTATAACCTGCGGGAAGGCGTTCAAAGGCTTACAACTGAAACCGGTGCAGGCCAGTGGGGGAGTGCACTGGCTTTCGCCACGAACCTCTTCGGGCTCAAGCTCACAGTCTACATGGTCAAGGCCAGCTACCAGCAGAAGCCCTACCGCGCAATCTTGATGAAGACTTGGGGCGCTGAAGTCGTTCCCAGCCCCAGCAACAGGACGAGGGTCGGCAGAGAGATCCTCGAGAGAGAGCCAGACAACCCCGGATCCCTGGGGATAGCAATAAGCGAGGCGATAGAGGATGCTGTAACCCACGAGCACACGAAGTACAGCCTAGGTAGCGTCCTTAACCACGTGCTAATGCATCAGACAGTGATAGGCCTCGAGGCCATCGAGCAGATGAAGCTCGCAGACGATTTCCCAGATTATGTTGTGGGATGCGTGGGCGGTGGGAGCAACTTCGCGGGCTTGGCCTACCCGTTCTACATGCTCGTTCGCGACAGGAAAGCGCCGAAGAACGTAAAGTTCATAGCTGTTGAGCCGACAGCGGCGCCCTCCCTCACTAAGGGAGAGTACATGTACGACTACGGCGATACTGCCAGGCTAACTCCCCTGATTAAGATGTACACGCTTGGCCACGACTACATACCGCCCCCCATCCACGCTGGGGGCTTGAGGTACCACGGCGCCGCGCCCACCCTCAGCCTGTTGAAGAAGCACGGGATATTTGATAGCGTGGCGTACGACCAAGTCTCTGTGTTTAATGCGGCAGTCTTGTTCGCGCAGGCAGAGGGGTTCATCCCCGCCCCGGAGAGTGCACACGCGATAAAAGCCGTGGTAGACCTGGCTCTCGAAGCGCGAGAAAAAAATGAAGAGAGAGTGATACTATTCAACCTGAGCGGGCACGGCCTCCTCGACCTGGCAGCCTACGCTGACTACTTCGAAGGCAGGCTACCGGCGTACGAATACCCCAAAGAGAAGGTCGTGGAGTCGATAGAGAGGCTTCGAGCGCACCTCGCAAGCATCGGGATCGCTTGA
- a CDS encoding DHHA1 domain-containing protein, producing MVRITLIAHGDIDGLASAAIVIAHYLYKEKQLKYQLYFAQPFSLHVTLNRAEVSASNVLYILDVALYREHWEQVSQRVLGLRGKLEVNWVDHHPSTISNKDVLEAVGIRVMASPAPATASLLRGIALETGNPGFYERLIALAEVADATEEPQDSGLASAVEILSGSLALDPLDDEFKRRLVEYWVKRQLLVPEEAAERFEVAEEKARKLYEEARSKIVYESLTLRVIDLRETRVYGFTGRIASHQAKVDGKVVLVLFRVGYDSVVITGRAPDNLEVNLDEIFREVARLWGGSGGGHHRAASLRVPAPVADKVLDEVVKEVEASLSRRVL from the coding sequence ATGGTTCGTATAACGCTAATTGCGCATGGAGACATCGATGGCTTGGCATCAGCGGCTATAGTCATAGCGCACTACTTGTACAAAGAGAAACAACTCAAGTACCAACTCTACTTTGCCCAACCCTTCTCTCTCCACGTAACCCTAAACCGTGCAGAGGTTTCAGCCTCGAACGTATTGTACATACTGGATGTAGCCTTATACAGAGAACACTGGGAGCAGGTCTCGCAGCGGGTTCTCGGGCTCAGAGGCAAGCTTGAGGTCAACTGGGTTGACCACCACCCCTCGACGATATCCAACAAAGACGTACTCGAAGCTGTGGGCATTAGAGTCATGGCCTCCCCGGCGCCCGCGACTGCCTCTCTACTCAGGGGAATAGCGCTAGAAACAGGAAACCCGGGATTTTACGAGAGGCTAATAGCACTAGCAGAGGTAGCGGATGCCACCGAGGAGCCCCAAGACTCCGGGCTCGCGTCAGCAGTCGAAATTCTTTCCGGCTCGCTAGCTCTAGACCCCCTGGACGACGAGTTCAAGCGCCGCCTGGTCGAGTACTGGGTTAAGCGCCAGCTCCTTGTGCCCGAGGAGGCTGCAGAGAGATTTGAAGTCGCAGAGGAGAAGGCCAGGAAATTATATGAGGAAGCCAGGAGTAAAATAGTATACGAGTCTCTCACCCTCAGGGTAATTGACCTGCGGGAAACGAGAGTCTACGGCTTCACCGGCAGGATAGCCTCCCACCAGGCCAAAGTGGACGGCAAGGTAGTTCTCGTCCTATTTAGAGTAGGCTACGACTCCGTCGTAATCACAGGTAGAGCCCCTGACAACCTGGAGGTCAACCTAGACGAAATATTCAGAGAGGTGGCAAGACTCTGGGGCGGGTCGGGCGGAGGCCATCACCGCGCAGCGTCGCTACGCGTTCCAGCGCCCGTGGCGGACAAGGTTCTGGACGAAGTAGTAAAAGAGGTTGAAGCTAGCTTATCGAGACGCGTTTTATAG
- a CDS encoding ASCH domain-containing protein, with protein MPEKNAVRRLGRVLSFRLSYLERLFSGEKSTTIRRGIVQPLRSEVYLESNGKIYGEARVKSLRFTRVADLTDEDAKKDGFNSRKDLLDALREIYPDIKDEDWVTIISLDNITRYSSPVKTEGLKSSSNIDTSLVARLSLAHGLPESQEHRAILARLALGYSLEEVARIHGVPVLRVREILGKYAIMLREKRLLPTQA; from the coding sequence ATGCCTGAAAAGAATGCTGTGAGGAGGCTTGGAAGAGTACTGAGCTTTAGGCTTAGCTACCTGGAGAGACTTTTTTCCGGTGAAAAGTCGACTACGATAAGGAGGGGTATAGTTCAACCACTCCGCAGTGAAGTCTACTTGGAGAGTAACGGCAAGATATACGGCGAGGCGCGCGTCAAGTCCCTGAGGTTCACGCGCGTCGCTGATCTCACGGATGAGGACGCCAAGAAAGACGGCTTCAATAGCCGAAAAGACCTCCTGGACGCACTTAGAGAAATCTACCCCGATATAAAAGATGAAGACTGGGTCACTATAATATCACTCGACAACATCACGAGGTACTCGTCACCAGTGAAAACCGAAGGGCTTAAATCCTCAAGTAATATTGACACCTCTCTTGTCGCCCGTCTCTCCCTCGCGCACGGCCTTCCAGAGTCGCAAGAGCACCGCGCAATCCTGGCGAGGCTGGCCTTGGGCTATAGTCTAGAAGAGGTCGCGCGCATCCATGGGGTCCCAGTGCTAAGAGTTAGAGAAATCCTGGGGAAATACGCTATAATGCTCCGCGAGAAGAGGCTTCTCCCAACACAGGCCTGA
- a CDS encoding Cdc6/Cdc18 family protein yields the protein MGIRASMTVFTNPKALSRQYIPARLPHREPQLSMLQSIFSDVRAGLPYFKVVQLIGPKGTGKTTSTHLLLRYLSSASPGSVAHVYLNLRALSEPSPWVIYSQLITRVGGRPSRNLSAGELFEKFVSLLQRDANRTYVVTVDEAEQLTGYRSIHGGQIVYNLTRLPEFGVENVSGVIFISREEDWASHLAPEERSSLGALIVRYPAYTRDQLVDILLFRSGEAFVPGALSGAIIEYLAEVTEAVFESDLRRALDVLLLAGQIADSEKAGKVSIEHLNKAIAQSLRERYLFSHSVDQLGTAEKVVLLAVLLASRQLNQSFVAMRDVYKQVALVCENYGMKSLSQREQEEALQRLADEGYIQFRGPLKIYVTAFPSTMDPSMLAERLLGARRQRA from the coding sequence ATGGGTATACGAGCCTCAATGACTGTGTTTACTAATCCTAAGGCCCTCTCAAGGCAATATATACCGGCTAGGCTCCCCCACCGCGAACCACAACTCTCTATGCTTCAATCTATTTTCAGCGACGTTCGTGCAGGCTTGCCATACTTTAAGGTTGTCCAGCTTATTGGGCCGAAGGGAACCGGGAAAACTACGTCGACGCACCTGCTCTTGCGCTACCTGAGCTCGGCGTCGCCCGGTAGTGTAGCACACGTATACTTGAACCTCAGGGCTCTTTCTGAACCTTCTCCCTGGGTTATCTACTCCCAGCTAATCACCAGGGTCGGTGGCAGGCCATCGCGCAATCTAAGCGCTGGTGAACTCTTCGAGAAGTTTGTCTCGCTCCTTCAAAGGGACGCCAACCGCACTTATGTGGTCACTGTGGACGAGGCAGAACAGCTCACGGGCTACCGCAGCATACATGGGGGTCAGATAGTCTACAACTTGACGCGCCTACCGGAGTTCGGGGTAGAGAATGTCAGTGGTGTGATCTTTATCTCGAGAGAGGAAGACTGGGCTAGCCACCTGGCTCCCGAAGAGCGATCCTCTCTAGGAGCATTGATAGTCAGGTACCCCGCCTATACTCGTGACCAGCTCGTTGACATACTCCTGTTCAGGTCTGGAGAAGCATTCGTCCCAGGAGCCTTGTCGGGGGCCATTATAGAGTACCTTGCAGAGGTCACAGAGGCGGTTTTCGAGTCAGACTTGAGGCGAGCCCTCGACGTCCTGTTGCTTGCAGGTCAGATTGCAGACTCGGAGAAAGCCGGGAAAGTCTCTATTGAACACCTGAACAAGGCCATTGCCCAGAGCTTGCGGGAGAGATACCTATTCTCTCATAGCGTAGACCAGCTCGGGACAGCCGAGAAGGTAGTTTTACTTGCGGTTCTCCTGGCGTCACGTCAGCTAAACCAGAGTTTCGTCGCGATGAGGGACGTCTACAAGCAAGTTGCCCTGGTCTGCGAGAACTACGGGATGAAGAGTCTCTCCCAGCGCGAACAAGAGGAGGCGCTACAGCGGCTCGCCGACGAGGGGTATATCCAGTTCCGGGGGCCTCTGAAGATTTACGTCACAGCCTTCCCCTCTACCATGGATCCCTCTATGCTGGCCGAGCGCCTGCTAGGCGCGCGCAGGCAAAGAGCTTAA
- a CDS encoding DUF354 domain-containing protein: MKIWVEALTPKQVLLFSYLQGELKGGEVFLTTRDYDFNVELASRLWKKYYVVGQYGGVEPHKKFFESINRQKVLTKIVLSEKPDLHITFVSPDSTRVAFALRVKTITSSDSPHSDAVSRLTIPLSRKFITPVFLSKHFEHYKDLTEIITFNGLFELAWVLREKPDKRVPLELGLEPFSYVLVRPGEQKAYYYPDPREATSMPLRIIRQVLEHTSFDVVVYPRYPNQARFFGKALSRWSTRVKILEKPTHFVSLEFYARLVVSGGGTMATEAALLGTPSVSTYPGELEVHEYLRKQGFPLFKAPVNPRVIGRIMSRENSEGDRQVYLKRAQSLMEDPIKVYSREIQRLLDESFKY; this comes from the coding sequence ATGAAGATTTGGGTCGAAGCTTTAACGCCTAAACAGGTGCTCCTTTTCTCCTATCTCCAGGGCGAGTTGAAAGGCGGTGAAGTTTTTCTAACTACACGGGATTACGACTTCAATGTAGAGCTCGCATCGCGTCTCTGGAAGAAGTACTATGTCGTCGGCCAATACGGCGGCGTGGAGCCGCACAAGAAATTCTTCGAGAGCATAAACCGCCAGAAAGTACTGACAAAGATAGTCCTGTCTGAAAAGCCAGACCTCCACATAACATTCGTCTCTCCTGACTCGACCCGTGTAGCCTTTGCGCTCAGAGTGAAGACTATAACGTCGAGCGATTCTCCTCACTCAGACGCTGTTTCGAGACTCACAATCCCCCTGTCGAGAAAGTTCATAACCCCGGTCTTCCTCTCGAAGCACTTCGAACATTACAAAGACCTGACGGAGATAATAACGTTCAACGGGCTATTCGAGCTTGCCTGGGTTCTCCGGGAGAAGCCGGATAAGAGGGTGCCTCTCGAGCTTGGCCTCGAACCATTCAGCTATGTGCTCGTAAGGCCCGGAGAGCAGAAGGCATACTACTACCCGGATCCTAGAGAGGCCACCAGCATGCCACTAAGAATAATCAGACAGGTACTCGAGCACACGAGCTTCGACGTCGTCGTGTATCCCCGCTACCCGAATCAGGCGAGGTTTTTCGGCAAAGCACTGTCTAGGTGGAGTACTAGGGTTAAAATCCTTGAAAAACCCACGCATTTCGTGAGCCTAGAGTTCTACGCAAGGCTCGTCGTTAGCGGTGGAGGGACAATGGCGACTGAGGCAGCTCTCCTTGGAACCCCTTCAGTATCAACATACCCAGGCGAGCTGGAAGTCCATGAGTATTTAAGGAAGCAAGGCTTCCCGCTGTTCAAGGCCCCTGTAAACCCCAGGGTCATAGGCCGCATAATGTCAAGAGAAAACAGCGAGGGAGACAGGCAGGTCTACCTGAAGAGAGCACAGTCACTGATGGAGGATCCCATTAAGGTCTACTCAAGAGAAATACAGAGGCTTCTAGACGAAAGCTTTAAGTATTGA
- the rpl12p gene encoding 50S ribosomal protein P1, translating into MEYVYASLILYHAGREITEENVRKILEAAGIQVDEVRLKALVASLKEVNIGEAIKTAAIPVAAAPATAASTSAPAPATEGKKEEEKKEEKKEEAPEESIEEGLSSLFGF; encoded by the coding sequence ATGGAGTATGTATATGCGAGCTTGATACTCTACCATGCAGGGCGTGAAATAACAGAGGAGAATGTGAGAAAGATACTCGAGGCTGCAGGCATACAGGTCGACGAAGTGAGGCTTAAAGCACTAGTAGCCTCTCTCAAAGAAGTCAATATAGGAGAAGCCATCAAGACAGCCGCAATACCTGTGGCAGCCGCTCCGGCTACAGCCGCGTCCACGAGCGCTCCCGCACCAGCCACAGAGGGCAAGAAAGAGGAAGAGAAGAAAGAGGAAAAGAAAGAGGAGGCGCCTGAAGAGAGCATTGAGGAGGGTCTCTCGAGTCTCTTCGGGTTCTAG
- a CDS encoding prepilin peptidase: MPGLLPYVDTLRTLAVLLTLAAAGYSDYRRREVDDKVWITGFSVATPLLLARLNTVNLELYTVSLLLTASISLLVWKLKLMGDADAIALFFIGSLEPPSTRNFLTLVPLASIVTIAGLASLVYVIYNVAVNIARKPRFDSNASLLEKILAYTTMRFVTPEEYYSKSYMYILPGDAGAGVPTPEPGEKQSLAHEGFWVTVGLPYVTLLFIGYLFYLAIARPLPL, encoded by the coding sequence TTGCCAGGTCTTTTACCATACGTTGACACCCTACGTACACTGGCTGTTCTACTGACACTGGCAGCTGCAGGATACTCTGACTATAGGCGTAGAGAAGTCGACGACAAAGTGTGGATTACCGGTTTCTCGGTGGCTACCCCCCTCCTCCTGGCCCGCCTGAATACTGTTAACCTGGAGCTCTACACTGTGTCGCTGCTCTTGACGGCCTCTATATCCCTCCTCGTGTGGAAGCTCAAACTCATGGGAGATGCTGACGCGATAGCCCTATTCTTCATAGGCTCTTTAGAGCCCCCCTCTACCAGGAACTTCTTGACACTTGTCCCTCTTGCATCAATCGTTACAATCGCGGGCCTAGCTTCGCTGGTATATGTTATCTACAACGTAGCCGTGAATATCGCAAGGAAGCCTCGCTTCGACAGCAATGCGTCGCTCCTGGAAAAGATACTAGCGTACACGACAATGCGTTTCGTCACTCCAGAAGAGTACTACTCCAAGAGCTACATGTACATACTACCGGGCGATGCAGGAGCTGGTGTACCGACCCCTGAGCCCGGAGAAAAACAGAGCCTGGCGCATGAAGGGTTCTGGGTGACGGTGGGGCTCCCATATGTAACCCTACTCTTTATAGGCTACCTCTTCTACCTGGCTATAGCTAGGCCTCTACCTCTCTAG
- a CDS encoding DUF92 domain-containing protein, which translates to MHTLEESAASFATGVALGILLGVIAYKYRYLDGRATVVSVVFSGLYFMGGVGLYMASLTFFFSSSAVTRLAYSSKKIKGSAEREEGRSASQVIGAGSIAAILAAMYGILPDYRGRLLLPALAALAASNADTWAAEIGALYPGKPRLITRLKVKVEPGTSGGVTPLGSLGALVGSSLIGLIVLVENSLGLLHTSQVVVPYIVVLGWLGEVLDSLIGASLQVKYFCSRCQTLTDKPVHLCGEKTMKIGGLDWVSNETTNLLATGITALLGLVLSHFIIAG; encoded by the coding sequence GTGCACACTCTGGAAGAAAGCGCAGCGAGCTTTGCAACAGGTGTTGCGCTAGGCATTCTTCTAGGGGTAATCGCTTACAAGTATAGATACCTTGACGGCAGGGCAACTGTTGTCAGCGTAGTGTTTTCAGGCCTATACTTCATGGGTGGAGTCGGCCTCTACATGGCATCCCTTACGTTCTTCTTCTCCTCCTCGGCTGTAACACGTCTAGCATATTCCTCGAAGAAAATCAAGGGCTCAGCTGAGAGAGAGGAAGGCAGGTCTGCCAGCCAGGTAATAGGTGCTGGCTCAATCGCAGCTATCCTGGCGGCCATGTACGGTATTCTGCCGGACTACCGCGGTAGACTACTACTACCAGCTCTAGCCGCGCTAGCCGCTTCCAACGCAGATACTTGGGCCGCTGAGATAGGCGCACTTTATCCTGGGAAGCCTAGGCTCATAACCCGGTTGAAGGTTAAAGTCGAGCCAGGAACATCTGGAGGCGTAACACCACTGGGTAGCCTCGGGGCACTCGTAGGATCCTCACTGATAGGCTTAATAGTACTAGTGGAGAACTCCCTGGGGCTCCTCCACACAAGCCAAGTCGTAGTACCCTATATTGTAGTACTCGGTTGGCTCGGAGAAGTTCTTGACAGCCTTATCGGAGCGAGCTTACAGGTTAAGTACTTCTGTTCCCGCTGCCAGACTCTTACTGACAAGCCTGTCCACCTCTGCGGCGAGAAGACGATGAAGATTGGTGGGCTAGATTGGGTTTCAAACGAGACGACAAATCTACTCGCAACCGGGATTACCGCTCTACTAGGATTAGTGCTAAGTCACTTTATTATAGCAGGGTAA
- a CDS encoding NfeD family protein, with protein MRVQAHVAILCLALALLASPLLTPQPTDTLVVEISGNIDEGKVYLLRKALQESLAGAVILIVDSYGGYVKSMDEMIALIKSCKCKVIAWVPPGAKAVSAATGIALASNKLYLGEGAVIGACKPVPTNEKIESYMVSRLESLLEGKGVRGAADIARKLVAESKTLTVSEAISLGIADGRANSLADVLRLEGLEGTLLTYVRPDAVSDLLSFITDPGVAILFMILGVLLLALEIHVTGFQGWGVAGAVLILLALYTFGIIGINLLTLILVATGAALILLELFKPGIQVFGLAGTALVVLAIILEYYTQPYFSPSSLTVAALLILGALVAFIGFIIFKASETLKIKTPSLEEKLIGKIGTAKTEIRPGKRGVVVVESEEWTAESDEEIHEGEKIVVIGVYGLILRVRRAGSSPA; from the coding sequence ATGAGAGTGCAGGCGCACGTAGCTATCCTTTGCCTCGCACTTGCCCTCCTAGCATCTCCCCTCTTAACCCCCCAGCCAACCGACACTCTCGTGGTGGAGATAAGCGGCAACATTGACGAGGGCAAAGTATACCTCCTCAGAAAGGCTCTGCAGGAGTCTCTGGCAGGAGCAGTAATCCTCATAGTGGACAGCTACGGCGGCTATGTCAAGTCCATGGACGAGATGATCGCCCTCATCAAGTCATGCAAGTGCAAGGTCATCGCATGGGTGCCTCCAGGCGCTAAGGCCGTCTCCGCTGCTACGGGAATTGCCCTGGCGTCTAACAAGCTCTACCTGGGCGAGGGGGCAGTCATAGGAGCTTGCAAGCCAGTTCCCACCAATGAGAAAATAGAGTCGTATATGGTCTCTAGGCTGGAGAGCCTCCTAGAAGGTAAGGGAGTGAGGGGCGCGGCAGACATAGCCCGCAAACTCGTTGCCGAGAGTAAGACCTTAACCGTTAGCGAGGCTATATCGCTGGGCATTGCCGACGGCAGGGCAAACTCTCTTGCTGATGTGTTGAGGCTGGAGGGGCTAGAGGGCACGCTGCTCACCTATGTAAGGCCAGATGCTGTCAGCGACCTTCTATCGTTTATCACAGATCCAGGCGTTGCCATCCTTTTCATGATTCTGGGGGTTCTCCTACTCGCCCTAGAAATACACGTAACAGGGTTCCAGGGGTGGGGGGTTGCGGGCGCAGTACTGATACTCCTCGCCCTCTACACGTTCGGCATCATCGGTATAAACCTGCTGACACTCATACTTGTTGCCACTGGAGCCGCGCTGATCCTACTGGAGCTCTTTAAACCCGGTATCCAGGTCTTCGGTCTGGCAGGCACGGCTCTCGTAGTTCTCGCTATAATCCTCGAGTACTACACACAGCCCTACTTTTCGCCTTCATCATTAACAGTAGCAGCGCTACTCATCCTCGGGGCACTAGTCGCATTCATAGGCTTTATAATCTTCAAAGCCTCCGAGACTCTAAAAATAAAGACCCCCAGTCTGGAGGAAAAACTAATTGGTAAAATCGGAACAGCAAAGACCGAGATACGGCCTGGCAAGAGAGGGGTAGTAGTTGTGGAGAGCGAGGAGTGGACTGCCGAGAGTGACGAGGAAATCCACGAGGGCGAAAAGATAGTTGTTATAGGAGTTTACGGGCTCATACTAAGAGTCAGACGGGCCGGTTCGTCCCCGGCCTGA
- a CDS encoding SPFH domain-containing protein produces MDPLTIFLAFIALVILVSIIATSIRIVPEYQRIVVLRLGRVVKVAGPGIVLLIPLIDKGVTVDLREQYIEVTKQTCITKDNAPVDIDFLIYFRVVDPKKSVVEVSDFRGAAIGIATTTLRAVVGDIDLDQVLAKREYINEVLREKLDEVTARWGVKVTAVEIREIIPPREVQEAMIKQMSAERNRRAMVTEAEGKREAAVRVAQGEKEALILKAEGEKQAAILRAEGQALALRYVDEEARKLDPKTVLLQYLAALQSVASAPSTKIVLPMEVFRLLSPLKEYLEEYSREKG; encoded by the coding sequence ATGGATCCTCTCACAATCTTTCTTGCATTCATAGCTCTCGTAATACTCGTAAGCATAATCGCAACGAGTATTAGAATAGTCCCAGAGTACCAGCGGATAGTAGTCTTGCGCCTAGGAAGAGTTGTGAAAGTAGCAGGTCCAGGCATAGTACTGCTGATACCCCTCATCGACAAGGGGGTAACTGTAGACCTGAGAGAACAGTACATAGAGGTGACCAAGCAGACCTGTATAACCAAGGACAACGCGCCCGTCGACATTGACTTCCTGATATACTTCAGGGTGGTAGACCCCAAGAAGAGCGTAGTAGAAGTATCCGACTTCAGGGGGGCGGCAATCGGGATAGCAACGACGACGCTTAGAGCCGTAGTGGGAGACATCGACCTAGACCAGGTTCTCGCGAAGCGCGAGTACATAAACGAGGTTCTCAGGGAGAAACTAGACGAGGTCACGGCTAGGTGGGGTGTCAAGGTCACGGCAGTAGAAATTAGAGAAATTATCCCGCCAAGAGAGGTACAGGAGGCCATGATCAAGCAGATGAGCGCCGAGAGGAACAGGAGGGCTATGGTTACAGAGGCTGAGGGCAAGCGCGAGGCCGCCGTTAGAGTGGCCCAAGGCGAGAAGGAGGCCCTGATACTTAAGGCCGAGGGGGAGAAGCAGGCGGCGATACTGAGGGCCGAGGGCCAAGCGCTCGCCCTGAGGTATGTAGACGAGGAGGCCAGGAAGCTTGACCCGAAGACCGTGCTGCTTCAGTACCTCGCAGCTCTGCAGTCAGTAGCATCAGCACCTTCCACAAAGATCGTATTACCGATGGAGGTTTTCAGGCTACTTAGCCCACTAAAGGAGTACCTTGAAGAGTACTCACGGGAAAAGGGGTAA